The following proteins are co-located in the Helicobacter pylori genome:
- the eno gene encoding phosphopyruvate hydratase, whose translation MLTIKDIHALEVMDSRGNPTIQASVVLSDNTKASAIVPSGASTGKREALELRDNDKTRFLGKGVLRACENVNSVIKHHLIGLEAINQAFVDERLRALDGTPNYANLGANAVLGVSIALARASTKALNLPLYRYLGGANALTLPVPMLNIINGGSHANNSIDFQEYMIMPLGFESFKEALRASAEVYHTLKKLLDEKNQLTSVGDEGGFAPNFNNNVEPLEVISQAIEKAGYKLGEEIALALDVASSELVDEHFNYHLKGENKILDSHELVAYYKELVAKYPIVSIEDGLSEDDWEGWAFLSKELGRQIQLVGDDLFVTNASILQKGIEKNIANAILIKPNQIGTISETLETIRLAKHHAYQCVMSHRSGESEDSFIADFAVALNTGEIKTGSTARSERIAKYNRLLEIEHELKGGIYIGKELFKHG comes from the coding sequence ATGCTAACCATTAAAGATATTCATGCTTTAGAAGTGATGGATAGTAGAGGCAATCCTACCATTCAAGCCAGCGTGGTTTTGAGCGATAACACTAAGGCGAGCGCGATTGTGCCTAGCGGGGCGAGCACCGGTAAAAGAGAAGCGTTAGAATTAAGGGATAATGACAAAACCCGTTTTTTGGGTAAAGGGGTTTTAAGGGCATGCGAAAATGTCAATAGCGTGATCAAACACCATTTAATAGGGCTTGAAGCGATCAATCAAGCCTTTGTGGATGAGAGGTTAAGGGCTTTGGATGGCACGCCTAATTACGCTAATTTGGGGGCGAACGCTGTTTTGGGCGTTTCTATAGCGTTAGCAAGGGCTAGCACGAAGGCCTTAAATCTGCCATTATACCGCTATTTAGGGGGGGCTAACGCTCTGACTTTGCCGGTGCCGATGCTCAATATCATCAACGGCGGATCGCATGCGAATAATTCCATAGACTTTCAAGAATACATGATCATGCCTTTAGGGTTTGAGAGTTTTAAAGAAGCCTTAAGAGCGAGCGCGGAAGTCTATCACACGCTTAAAAAACTTTTAGATGAAAAGAATCAGCTCACAAGCGTGGGCGATGAGGGGGGTTTTGCGCCTAATTTTAACAACAATGTAGAACCCCTTGAAGTTATTTCTCAAGCCATTGAAAAAGCCGGCTATAAATTAGGCGAAGAAATCGCGCTCGCTTTAGATGTGGCGAGCAGTGAGTTAGTGGATGAACATTTCAATTACCATTTAAAGGGTGAAAATAAGATTTTAGATTCGCATGAATTGGTGGCTTATTACAAAGAGTTGGTGGCAAAATACCCGATTGTATCCATTGAAGATGGTTTGAGCGAAGACGATTGGGAGGGTTGGGCGTTTTTGAGCAAGGAATTAGGGCGTCAAATCCAGTTAGTGGGCGATGATTTGTTTGTAACGAACGCAAGCATCTTGCAAAAAGGCATTGAAAAAAACATTGCGAACGCCATTTTGATCAAACCCAATCAAATCGGCACCATTAGTGAGACTTTAGAGACCATAAGATTAGCCAAACACCATGCCTATCAATGCGTGATGAGCCATAGAAGCGGGGAGAGCGAGGACAGCTTTATCGCTGATTTTGCTGTCGCATTGAATACGGGAGAAATCAAAACCGGATCCACCGCAAGGAGTGAAAGGATCGCCAAATACAACCGCCTTTTAGAAATTGAGCATGAATTAAAAGGGGGGATTTATATCGGCAAAGAGTTGTTTAAGCATGGCTAG
- a CDS encoding AMIN domain-containing protein: MLKKMVGLVVVLSVLLARDNPFEPEINSKNLQGGFNGIYDSYFKEIHVDLPTSARILKQITLTYQDIDGSIHSKVVGIDKSIDWHYPLKLSQHPLDPATFEKRYQIQDFDFSMANNTMILRSPYKILRSFVLVNPYRIVLDTQKGPLDIYQNRDLNQKFFSQIKVGTHKDYYRITLVLDGKYRYLLEEKNGAYELKLK; the protein is encoded by the coding sequence GTGTTAAAAAAGATGGTAGGTTTGGTGGTGGTTTTAAGCGTTTTATTAGCCAGAGATAACCCTTTTGAGCCTGAAATCAATTCCAAGAATTTGCAAGGGGGCTTTAATGGGATCTATGATAGTTATTTTAAAGAAATCCATGTGGATTTGCCCACGAGCGCTAGGATTTTAAAACAAATCACGCTCACTTACCAGGATATTGATGGCTCTATCCATTCTAAAGTCGTGGGCATTGATAAAAGCATTGATTGGCATTACCCCTTAAAGCTCTCCCAACACCCCCTTGATCCAGCCACCTTTGAAAAACGCTACCAGATCCAAGATTTTGATTTTTCCATGGCAAACAACACGATGATTTTGCGATCCCCTTATAAAATTTTGCGCTCTTTTGTGCTAGTCAATCCTTATAGAATCGTGTTAGACACGCAAAAAGGTCCTTTGGATATTTATCAAAATAGGGATTTAAACCAGAAGTTTTTTTCTCAAATTAAAGTCGGCACGCACAAAGATTATTACCGCATCACGCTCGTTTTAGACGGGAAATACCGCTATCTTTTGGAAGAAAAAAACGGGGCGTATGAATTAAAATTGAAATAA
- a CDS encoding shikimate kinase — translation MRHLVLIGFMGSGKSSLAQELGLALKLEVLDTDMIISERVGLSVRGIFEELGEDNFRMFEKNVIDELKTLKTPHIISTGGGIVMHDNLKGLGTTFYLKMDFETLIKRLNQKEREKRPLLNDLTQAKELFEKRQALYEKNASFIIDARGGLNNSLKQVLQFIA, via the coding sequence ATGCGGCATTTGGTCTTAATCGGTTTTATGGGGAGCGGTAAAAGCTCTTTAGCGCAAGAATTGGGGCTTGCTTTGAAATTAGAAGTGTTGGATACGGATATGATCATTAGCGAGAGGGTGGGATTGAGCGTGAGAGGGATTTTTGAAGAGCTTGGCGAAGACAATTTCAGGATGTTTGAAAAAAATGTGATTGATGAATTAAAAACGCTCAAAACCCCCCATATTATTTCTACCGGTGGGGGCATTGTGATGCATGATAACCTTAAGGGTTTAGGCACAACTTTTTATCTCAAAATGGATTTTGAAACTTTGATTAAGCGTTTGAATCAAAAAGAAAGGGAAAAACGCCCCCTTTTAAATGATCTCACTCAAGCCAAAGAGCTTTTTGAAAAACGCCAAGCCCTCTATGAAAAAAACGCCTCTTTTATCATTGATGCAAGGGGTGGTTTAAATAATTCTTTAAAACAAGTGCTACAATTCATCGCATAA
- a CDS encoding PDC sensor domain-containing protein: MLSRDIVQYSKIRTELYAYLTYLFSHNIRNHLPEITLDYLNKQIRKMHAEIKMAKSFFVLDAKGMLILKPSQLKEQGHKEGILEHDLTEGIELESHVSFSDKYYFYQAVSEKRCILTDPYPSKKGNHLVVSASYPVYDQNNDLAFVVCLQIPLRVAIEISSPSKYFRTFSEGSMVMYFMISIMLTLVSLLLFVKCISSFWTAIVNFSSFDIKEVFHPIVLLTLALATFDLVKAIFEEEVLGKNSGDNHHAIHRTMIRFLGSIIIALAIEALMLVFKFSVSEPDKITYAVYLAIGVAVLLISLAIYVKFAYSVLPKRER, encoded by the coding sequence ATGTTGAGTAGAGACATTGTCCAATATTCCAAGATCCGCACCGAGCTATACGCTTATCTTACCTATTTGTTTTCGCACAATATCCGCAACCACCTCCCTGAAATCACTTTGGATTATTTAAACAAACAGATCAGAAAAATGCATGCTGAAATCAAAATGGCAAAAAGTTTTTTTGTTTTAGACGCTAAAGGCATGCTAATTCTTAAACCAAGCCAACTTAAAGAACAGGGGCATAAGGAAGGGATATTAGAGCATGATTTAACAGAAGGGATTGAATTAGAATCGCATGTCAGCTTTAGCGATAAATATTATTTTTATCAAGCCGTGAGTGAAAAGCGTTGCATTTTAACGGATCCCTATCCTTCTAAAAAAGGAAACCATTTAGTAGTGAGCGCATCTTACCCAGTGTATGATCAAAATAACGATCTAGCGTTTGTGGTGTGCTTGCAAATCCCTTTGAGGGTGGCGATTGAAATCAGCTCGCCTTCAAAGTATTTCAGAACCTTTAGCGAAGGGAGCATGGTCATGTATTTTATGATTTCTATCATGCTCACTTTGGTGTCGTTGCTTTTATTTGTGAAATGCATTTCTAGCTTTTGGACAGCGATTGTCAATTTTAGCAGTTTTGACATTAAAGAAGTGTTCCACCCCATTGTGCTTTTAACCCTAGCCTTAGCCACCTTTGATCTGGTCAAGGCGATTTTTGAAGAGGAAGTTTTGGGTAAAAATAGTGGGGACAACCACCATGCGATCCATCGCACGATGATCAGGTTTTTAGGCTCTATCATTATCGCATTAGCCATTGAAGCGTTAATGTTAGTGTTTAAATTCAGCGTGAGCGAACCAGATAAAATCACTTATGCGGTGTATTTGGCTATTGGCGTGGCAGTGCTTTTGATCAGTTTGGCGATTTATGTTAAATTCGCTTATAGTGTGTTGCCCAAACGAGAACGCTAA
- a CDS encoding glycosyltransferase family 8 protein yields the protein MSITIPIVIAFDNHYTIPAGVSLYSMLACAKAENPQSQNDNKKLFYKIHCLVDNLSLENQRKLKETLAPFSAFMSVDFLDISTPNLCTTSIEPSVIDKINEAFLQLNIYAKTRFSKMVMCRLFLASLFMQYDKIIMFDADTLFLNDVSESFFIPLDGYYFGAAKDFSSPKSPKHFQTERERAPRQAFFLYEHYLKEKDIKILYENHYNVGFLIVNLKLWRADRLEERLLNLTRQKGQCVFCPEQDLLTLVCYQKVLILPYIYNTHPFMVNQKRFIPNRQEIVMLHFYFVGKPWVSPTALYSKEWHETLLKTPFYAEYSVKFLKQMTEFLSLKDKQKTFEFLAPLLNPKTLLEYVFFRLNRIFKRLKEKFFNS from the coding sequence ATGAGCATTACTATTCCTATCGTTATCGCTTTTGACAATCATTATACCATTCCGGCTGGCGTGAGCTTGTATTCCATGCTAGCTTGCGCTAAAGCAGAAAATCCCCAATCGCAAAATGATAATAAAAAACTTTTTTATAAAATCCACTGCCTGGTGGATAACTTGAGCCTTGAAAACCAGCGCAAACTAAAAGAAACTCTAGCCCCCTTTAGCGCTTTTATGAGCGTGGATTTTTTAGACATTTCAACCCCCAATCTTTGCACCACTTCAATAGAACCCTCTGTGATTGATAAAATCAATGAAGCTTTTTTGCAACTCAATATTTACGCTAAGACCCGCTTTTCTAAAATGGTCATGTGCCGCTTGTTTTTGGCTTCTTTATTCATGCAATACGACAAAATTATCATGTTTGATGCGGACACTTTGTTTTTGAATGATGTGAGCGAGAGTTTTTTCATCCCGCTAGATGGTTATTATTTTGGAGCGGCTAAAGATTTTTCTTCTCCTAAAAGCCCTAAACATTTTCAAACAGAAAGAGAGAGAGCCCCTCGTCAAGCCTTTTTTCTTTATGAGCATTACCTTAAAGAAAAAGACATAAAAATCCTTTATGAAAACCACTATAATGTTGGGTTTTTAATCGTGAATTTAAAGCTGTGGCGCGCTGATCGTTTAGAAGAGCGCTTACTCAATTTAACCCGTCAAAAAGGCCAGTGCGTGTTTTGCCCTGAACAGGATCTTTTAACGCTCGTATGCTATCAAAAAGTTTTAATCTTGCCTTATATTTATAACACCCACCCTTTCATGGTCAATCAAAAACGCTTCATTCCTAACCGACAAGAAATTGTCATGCTGCATTTTTATTTTGTAGGAAAACCTTGGGTTTCACCCACTGCTTTATATTCTAAAGAATGGCATGAGACTCTTTTAAAAACCCCTTTTTATGCTGAATATTCCGTGAAATTCCTTAAACAAATGACAGAATTTTTAAGCCTTAAAGACAAACAAAAAACCTTTGAATTTCTTGCCCCCCTACTCAATCCAAAAACCCTTTTAGAATATGTCTTTTTTAGATTGAATAGGATTTTCAAACGCTTAAAAGAAAAATTTTTTAACTCTTAG
- a CDS encoding tetratricopeptide repeat protein, which translates to MIKSWTKKWFLILFLMASCSSYLAATTGEAYFKMATQAFKRGNYHKAVAFYKRSCNLRVGVGCTSLGSMYEDGDGVDQNIPKAVFYYKRGCNLRNHLACASLGSMYEDGDGVQKDLPKAIYYYRRGCHLKGGVSCGSLGFMYFNGIGVKQNYAKALSLSKYACSLDYGISCNFAGYMYRNAKGVEKDLKKALTNFKRGCHLKDGASCVSLGYMYEAGLYVRQNEEQALNLYKKGCSLKEGSGCHNVAVMYYTGKGAPKDLDKATLYYKKGCALGFSGSCKILEVVGKNSDNLQDDAQNDTQDDTQ; encoded by the coding sequence ATGATAAAGAGTTGGACTAAAAAGTGGTTTTTGATTTTATTTTTAATGGCAAGTTGTTCCAGTTATTTGGCGGCTACAACCGGTGAGGCATATTTTAAAATGGCTACTCAAGCCTTTAAGAGAGGGAATTACCATAAAGCGGTGGCTTTTTATAAGAGGAGCTGTAATTTAAGGGTGGGGGTTGGTTGCACGAGTTTAGGCTCTATGTATGAAGATGGCGACGGCGTGGATCAGAATATTCCAAAAGCCGTCTTTTATTACAAAAGAGGGTGCAATTTAAGGAATCATTTGGCTTGTGCGAGTTTAGGCTCTATGTATGAAGATGGCGACGGCGTGCAAAAAGATCTTCCAAAGGCTATCTATTATTATAGGAGAGGGTGCCACTTAAAGGGTGGGGTGAGCTGTGGGAGTTTAGGTTTTATGTATTTTAATGGCATAGGCGTTAAGCAAAATTATGCCAAAGCCCTTTCTCTTTCTAAATACGCTTGCAGTTTGGATTACGGCATTAGTTGTAACTTTGCAGGGTATATGTATAGGAACGCAAAAGGCGTGGAGAAGGATTTGAAAAAAGCCCTTACGAATTTTAAAAGAGGGTGTCATTTAAAAGACGGAGCGAGCTGTGTTAGCTTGGGATACATGTATGAAGCCGGTCTTTATGTCAGACAAAATGAAGAGCAAGCCTTGAATCTTTATAAAAAGGGTTGTTCTTTAAAAGAAGGGAGCGGTTGTCATAATGTGGCGGTGATGTATTACACGGGTAAGGGCGCTCCAAAGGACTTGGATAAAGCCACTTTATATTATAAGAAAGGGTGCGCTTTAGGCTTTAGTGGTAGTTGTAAAATATTAGAAGTGGTTGGCAAGAATTCTGATAATTTGCAAGATGACGCGCAAAACGACACGCAAGATGATACGCAATAA
- a CDS encoding YebC/PmpR family DNA-binding transcriptional regulator — MGRAFEYRRAAKEKRWDKMSKVFPKLAKAITLAAKEGGSEPDANAKLRTAILNAKAQNMPKDNIDAAIKRANSKEGNLSEITYEGKANFGVLIIMECMTDNPTRTIANLKSYFNKTQGASIVPNGSLEFMFNRKSVFECLKNEVENLKLSLEDLEFALIDYGLEELEEVEDKIIIRGDYNSFKLLNEGFESLRLPILKASLQRIATTPIELNDEQMELTEKLLDRIEDDDDVVALYTNIE, encoded by the coding sequence ATGGGACGAGCGTTTGAATACAGAAGAGCGGCTAAAGAAAAACGATGGGATAAGATGAGTAAGGTTTTCCCCAAGCTCGCCAAAGCGATCACTCTAGCGGCAAAAGAGGGCGGGAGCGAGCCGGACGCGAACGCCAAACTACGAACAGCGATTTTAAACGCTAAAGCGCAAAACATGCCTAAAGACAATATTGACGCAGCGATTAAAAGAGCGAACAGTAAAGAGGGGAATTTGAGTGAAATCACTTATGAGGGTAAGGCGAATTTTGGCGTGTTAATCATTATGGAATGCATGACTGATAACCCCACTAGAACCATTGCTAACCTTAAAAGCTATTTCAATAAAACGCAAGGGGCAAGCATCGTGCCTAATGGCTCTTTAGAGTTTATGTTTAACCGAAAAAGCGTGTTTGAATGCTTGAAAAATGAAGTGGAAAATTTAAAACTCAGCCTAGAAGATTTGGAATTCGCTCTCATTGATTATGGTTTGGAAGAATTAGAAGAAGTGGAAGACAAGATTATTATTAGGGGGGATTATAACAGCTTCAAGCTTTTAAATGAGGGGTTTGAAAGCTTGAGATTGCCCATTTTAAAAGCGAGTTTGCAACGCATCGCCACAACGCCCATTGAATTGAATGACGAACAAATGGAGCTTACCGAAAAATTACTGGACAGGATTGAAGACGATGATGATGTGGTCGCACTTTATACGAATATTGAGTGA
- the hemB gene encoding porphobilinogen synthase, with protein sequence MFKRLRRLRSSENLRAMIRETRLNIDDFIAPLFVIESDSYIKNEINSMPGVYQMSIEPLLKECEELVGLGIKAVLLFGIPKHKDATGSHALNKDHIVAKATREVKKRFKDLIVIADLCFCEYTDHGHCGILKNASVSNDKTLEILNLQGLILAESGVDILAPSNMMDGNVLSLRKVLERAGYFYTPIMSYSTKFASSYYGPFRDAANSAPSFGDRKSYQMDYANKKEALLESLEDEKQGADILMVKPALAYLDIVKEIRDHTLLPLALYNVSGEYAMLKLAQKHNLINYESVLLETMTCFKRAGADMIISYHAKEVANLLQRN encoded by the coding sequence ATGTTCAAACGATTGAGAAGATTACGAAGCAGCGAAAATTTAAGAGCGATGATAAGAGAAACGCGTCTAAATATTGATGATTTCATCGCTCCCTTGTTTGTCATAGAAAGCGATAGTTACATTAAAAATGAAATCAACTCCATGCCTGGCGTTTATCAAATGAGTATAGAGCCTCTTTTAAAAGAATGCGAAGAATTAGTGGGTTTAGGCATCAAAGCCGTTTTATTGTTTGGCATTCCTAAACATAAGGACGCTACAGGAAGCCATGCGTTAAATAAGGATCATATTGTCGCAAAAGCCACTAGAGAGGTTAAAAAACGATTTAAGGATTTAATCGTTATAGCGGATTTGTGTTTTTGTGAATACACCGATCATGGGCATTGCGGGATTTTAAAAAACGCTTCGGTGTCTAACGATAAAACGCTAGAGATTTTAAACCTTCAAGGGCTTATTTTGGCTGAAAGCGGTGTGGATATTCTAGCCCCAAGCAACATGATGGATGGGAATGTTTTGAGCTTGAGAAAAGTGCTAGAAAGGGCCGGGTATTTTTACACGCCCATCATGAGCTATTCCACTAAATTTGCGAGCAGTTACTATGGGCCTTTTAGAGATGCGGCAAACTCGGCGCCGAGTTTTGGCGATCGCAAAAGCTATCAAATGGATTACGCTAATAAAAAAGAAGCGCTTTTAGAAAGTTTAGAAGATGAAAAACAGGGCGCGGATATTTTAATGGTGAAACCGGCTTTGGCGTATTTGGATATTGTTAAAGAAATCAGAGATCACACTTTGCTCCCTTTAGCGCTCTATAATGTGAGCGGGGAATACGCCATGCTCAAACTCGCTCAAAAACACAACCTGATCAACTATGAAAGCGTTTTATTAGAAACGATGACTTGTTTTAAAAGAGCGGGAGCGGATATGATTATTAGCTATCATGCTAAAGAAGTGGCTAACTTATTACAAAGGAATTGA
- the arsS gene encoding acid-sensing histidine kinase ArsS encodes MRFSIFFKVVALFMITLFSFGAFAYYFVSSQISHENYQNEMRHYQFVTTINEILNNYSDYKAIEDYLYKIGFRETTIENLEKVLAKRRHQLHHRNIGYAEVFKFSDMVFILLKKDEHFVLYKDLHAVSYRNYFLAITVGLLLILFLFLFVLQSLLPLRELRSQVKRFAQGDKSVSCKSKQKDEIGDLANEFDNCIQKINAMNESRVLFLRSIMHELRTPITKGKILSSMLKEELTQKRFSSIFDHLNTLIEQFARIEQLASKNYGSNKEKFLMSDLIDKIEKMLLIDEDKESPIHVSSSNYIIEADFELFAIALKNMVDNAIKYSDDKQVFLDFIGNNLVVSNKSKPLKEDFEKYLQPYFKSSNPSQAHGFGLGMYIIKNALEAMGLNLSYHYGNGRICFTIHDCVFNSFYDLEEDNEELPPPPENLREVSGVKGTEKANCGAKEKQ; translated from the coding sequence TTGCGTTTCTCTATCTTTTTTAAGGTTGTCGCTTTGTTTATGATAACGCTCTTTAGTTTTGGAGCGTTCGCTTATTATTTCGTGTCTTCTCAAATCAGTCATGAAAACTATCAAAACGAAATGCGCCACTATCAGTTTGTTACCACCATCAATGAAATTTTAAATAACTACTCTGATTACAAAGCCATAGAAGATTACCTCTATAAAATTGGTTTTAGAGAAACCACAATAGAAAATTTAGAAAAGGTTTTAGCCAAAAGACGCCACCAGTTGCACCATAGAAATATTGGGTATGCTGAAGTGTTTAAATTCAGCGATATGGTTTTTATCCTGTTAAAAAAGGATGAGCATTTTGTGCTTTATAAAGATTTGCATGCGGTTTCTTATAGGAATTATTTCTTAGCTATTACGGTGGGTTTATTATTGATTTTATTCCTCTTCTTATTTGTTTTACAAAGTTTATTGCCCTTAAGAGAGTTAAGATCTCAAGTGAAACGCTTCGCTCAAGGGGATAAAAGCGTGAGTTGTAAAAGCAAGCAAAAAGACGAAATAGGGGATCTGGCTAACGAATTTGACAATTGCATCCAAAAAATCAATGCGATGAATGAATCTCGGGTTTTATTTTTGCGCTCTATCATGCATGAATTGCGCACCCCTATCACTAAGGGCAAGATACTAAGCTCTATGCTCAAAGAAGAATTGACACAAAAACGCTTTTCATCTATATTTGATCACTTGAACACGCTGATTGAGCAATTTGCCCGCATTGAGCAGCTCGCTTCCAAAAATTATGGGAGCAATAAAGAAAAATTTTTAATGAGCGATTTGATCGATAAAATTGAAAAAATGCTTTTGATTGATGAGGATAAAGAAAGCCCTATCCATGTGTCCTCTTCCAATTACATTATTGAAGCGGATTTTGAATTGTTTGCTATAGCGTTAAAAAACATGGTAGATAATGCGATCAAATACAGCGATGACAAACAGGTGTTTTTGGATTTCATAGGGAATAATCTAGTGGTGTCTAATAAAAGCAAACCTTTAAAAGAAGATTTTGAAAAGTATTTGCAGCCTTATTTTAAATCTTCTAACCCCAGCCAAGCCCATGGTTTTGGGTTAGGCATGTATATCATTAAAAACGCTTTAGAGGCTATGGGATTGAATTTGAGCTATCATTATGGCAATGGAAGAATCTGTTTCACTATCCATGATTGCGTTTTTAATAGTTTTTACGATTTAGAAGAGGATAATGAAGAGCTACCCCCCCCCCCCGAAAATTTGAGAGAGGTGAGCGGAGTGAAGGGAACAGAAAAAGCCAATTGTGGGGCTAAAGAAAAACAATAA
- the arsR gene encoding acid response regulator transcription factor ArsR, which translates to MIEVLMIEDDIELAEFLSKFLLQHGIHVTNYDEPYTGISAANTQNYDLLLLDLTLPNLDGLEVCRRISKQKHIPIIISSARSDVEDKIKALDYGADDYLPKPYDPKELLARIQSLLRRSHKKEEVSEPGDANIFRVDKDSREVYMHEKKLDLTRAEYEILSLLISKKGYVFSRESIAIESESINPESSNKSIDVIIGRLRSKIEKNPKQPQYIISVRGIGYKLEY; encoded by the coding sequence ATGATAGAAGTTTTAATGATAGAAGATGATATAGAATTAGCCGAGTTTTTGAGCAAGTTTTTGCTCCAACATGGCATTCATGTAACCAATTACGATGAGCCATATACCGGCATTAGTGCGGCTAACACACAAAATTATGATTTGTTGTTATTGGATTTAACTTTGCCTAATTTAGACGGGCTTGAAGTGTGTAGGCGCATCTCCAAACAAAAACATATCCCTATTATTATTTCTTCAGCAAGAAGTGATGTGGAAGACAAGATTAAAGCGCTAGATTATGGGGCTGATGATTACCTCCCTAAACCCTATGATCCTAAAGAATTATTAGCTCGTATCCAATCGCTACTCAGGCGTTCTCATAAAAAAGAAGAAGTGAGTGAGCCAGGCGATGCGAATATCTTTAGGGTGGATAAGGATAGCCGAGAAGTGTATATGCATGAAAAAAAGCTAGACTTAACTAGGGCTGAATATGAAATCCTTTCGCTTCTCATTAGCAAAAAAGGTTATGTGTTTAGCCGTGAAAGCATTGCGATTGAGAGTGAGAGCATCAACCCTGAAAGCTCTAATAAAAGCATTGATGTGATCATTGGCCGTTTGCGATCTAAGATTGAAAAAAATCCTAAGCAACCGCAATATATCATCTCTGTTAGAGGGATTGGTTACAAATTAGAATACTGA